The Pan troglodytes isolate AG18354 chromosome 8, NHGRI_mPanTro3-v2.0_pri, whole genome shotgun sequence genome window below encodes:
- the VAX1 gene encoding ventral anterior homeobox 1 isoform X2, translating to MFGKPDKMDVRCHSDAEAARVSKNAHKESRESKGAEGNLPAAFLKEPQGAFSASGAAEDCNKSKSNSAADPDYCRRILVRDAKGSIREIILPKGLDLDRPKRTRTSFTAEQLYRLEMEFQRCQYVVGRERTELARQLNLSETQANSEENNERFKRGIKKQKKKRKKEPANDESRRGDSGGRGWQPL from the exons ATGTTCGGGAAACCAGACAAAATGGACGTTCGATGCCACTCGGACGCCGAGGCTGCCCGGGTCTCGAAGAACGCGCACAAGGAGAGTCGGGAGAGCAAGGGCGCGGAGGGGAACCTCCCAGCCGCCTTCCTCAAGGAGCCGCAGGGCGCCTTCTCAGCGTCGGGCGCTGCTGAGGATTGTAACAAAAGTAAATCCAATTCCGCAGCGGACCCGGATTACTGCCGCCGGATCCTGGTCCGAG ATGCCAAGGGGTCCATCCGAGAGATCATCCTGCCCAAGGGCCTGGACTTGGACCGGCCTAAGAGGACGCGCACGTCCTTCACCGCGGAGCAGCTCTATCGGCTGGAGATGGAGTTCCAGCGCTGCCAGTACGTGGTGGGCCGCGAGAGGACCGAGCTCGCCCGGCAGCTTAACCTCTCCGAGACCCAG gcaaatagtgaagaaaataatgaacGATTCAAACGCGG gataaaaaaacaaaagaagaaaaggaagaaagagccaGCAAATGATGAGTCTCGGCGTGGGGACTCCGGGGGCAGAGGGTGGCAGCCCCTATAG
- the VAX1 gene encoding ventral anterior homeobox 1 isoform X1 has translation MFGKPDKMDVRCHSDAEAARVSKNAHKESRESKGAEGNLPAAFLKEPQGAFSASGAAEDCNKSKSNSAADPDYCRRILVRDAKGSIREIILPKGLDLDRPKRTRTSFTAEQLYRLEMEFQRCQYVVGRERTELARQLNLSETQVKVWFQNRRTKQKKDQGKDSELRSVVSETAATCSVLRLLEQGRLLSPPGLPALLPPCATGALGSALRGPSLPALGAGAAAGSAAAAAAAAPGPAGAASPHPPAVGGAPGPGPAGPGGLHAGAPAAGHSLFSLPVPSLLGSVASRLSSTPLTMAGSLAGNLQELSARYLSSSAFEPYSRTNNKEGAEKKALD, from the exons ATGTTCGGGAAACCAGACAAAATGGACGTTCGATGCCACTCGGACGCCGAGGCTGCCCGGGTCTCGAAGAACGCGCACAAGGAGAGTCGGGAGAGCAAGGGCGCGGAGGGGAACCTCCCAGCCGCCTTCCTCAAGGAGCCGCAGGGCGCCTTCTCAGCGTCGGGCGCTGCTGAGGATTGTAACAAAAGTAAATCCAATTCCGCAGCGGACCCGGATTACTGCCGCCGGATCCTGGTCCGAG ATGCCAAGGGGTCCATCCGAGAGATCATCCTGCCCAAGGGCCTGGACTTGGACCGGCCTAAGAGGACGCGCACGTCCTTCACCGCGGAGCAGCTCTATCGGCTGGAGATGGAGTTCCAGCGCTGCCAGTACGTGGTGGGCCGCGAGAGGACCGAGCTCGCCCGGCAGCTTAACCTCTCCGAGACCCAG GTGAAGGTCTGGTTCCAGAACCGGCGCACCAAGCAGAAGAAGGACCAGGGCAAGGACTCGGAGCTACGCTCGGTGGTGTCGGAGACCGCGGCCACGTGCAGCGTGCTACGGCTGCTGGAGCAGGGCCGCCTGTTGTCGCCGCCCGGCCTGCCTGCGCTGCTGCCGCCTTGCGCCACGGGCGCTCTCGGCTCAGCGCTGCGCGGTCCCAGCTTGCCGGCCCTGGGCGCGGGCGCCGCTGCAGGCTCggccgccgcagccgccgccgccgccccgggCCCAGCGGGCGCCGCATCCCCGCACCCGCCGGCTGTGGGCGGTGCTCCAGGCCCCGGGCCCGCCGGGCCGGGGGGATTGCACGCAGGCGCCCCGGCCGCGGGCCACAGCCTCTTCAGCCTGCCGGTGCCCTCGCTGCTCGGCTCCGTCGCCAGCCGCCTGTCCTCCACCCCGTTAACAATGGCTGGTTCGCTAGCTGGGAATTTGCAAGAACTCTCCGCCCGATATCTGAGCTCCTCGGCCTTCGAGCCTTACTCCCGGACCAACAATAAAGAAGGGGCCGAGAAAAAAGCGCTGGACTGA